The Shewanella mangrovisoli genome has a window encoding:
- a CDS encoding HlyD family secretion protein yields the protein MTDSTATPGKASKYAILGLLALIVILLLWYLLADRMTPYSSQARVQAFVVPIATEVTGQILKVYVQDNQDVAEGDPLFDIDPEPYDIALAKAKSDYETVLNSVKANNEGVKAAEAKLQAMRASYNNSVKDAERQERLYRQDPGAISVRRLEIAQASRETASSQVTAAEADVRRAIEAAGVNGENNSQLLSARSAVNKAERDRQNTHVVAPSRGVITDLNTDVGQFINAGAPAMTLIAIHDVWISADLTENNLGNIKVGNRVSILLDSMPGQLFSGQIRSIGYGVDDGKKQAVGSLPTVSNSRDWLRQAQRFPVKVSFSADDMPPAANLRVGGQADILVYTEEHGLMNPLGALYIRVMSLFSYLY from the coding sequence ATGACTGACAGTACCGCGACTCCGGGAAAGGCGAGTAAATATGCCATCCTTGGCCTTCTGGCACTCATAGTAATATTACTGCTTTGGTACCTTTTGGCCGACAGAATGACCCCCTATAGCTCACAGGCAAGGGTCCAAGCCTTTGTGGTGCCGATTGCCACCGAAGTCACGGGGCAGATTTTGAAAGTCTATGTGCAGGATAATCAAGATGTCGCCGAGGGTGATCCCTTATTCGATATCGATCCTGAGCCCTATGATATTGCACTTGCCAAAGCCAAGTCGGACTATGAAACAGTGCTAAATAGCGTAAAAGCCAATAACGAAGGCGTTAAGGCGGCGGAAGCGAAATTACAAGCCATGCGCGCGTCTTACAATAATTCAGTGAAAGATGCCGAGCGACAAGAACGCCTCTATCGCCAAGACCCGGGTGCAATTTCAGTACGCCGACTCGAAATCGCACAAGCATCGCGAGAAACCGCCAGCAGCCAAGTCACAGCCGCCGAAGCCGATGTTAGGCGCGCCATTGAGGCAGCCGGAGTGAATGGTGAGAATAACTCACAACTATTAAGTGCTCGTTCGGCGGTGAATAAAGCCGAGCGCGATCGACAAAATACCCATGTCGTCGCCCCAAGCCGTGGAGTGATCACCGACTTAAATACCGATGTGGGGCAGTTTATCAACGCGGGCGCCCCCGCAATGACCCTGATTGCAATCCACGATGTGTGGATTTCGGCGGATCTGACCGAAAACAATCTCGGCAATATTAAAGTGGGGAACAGAGTCTCTATCCTGCTCGACAGCATGCCTGGACAACTGTTTAGCGGACAAATACGCAGTATTGGCTATGGTGTGGATGATGGTAAAAAGCAGGCCGTCGGTTCACTGCCGACTGTCAGTAATAGCCGCGATTGGCTGCGCCAAGCACAACGCTTCCCCGTAAAAGTGTCGTTCTCAGCGGACGATATGCCCCCCGCAGCTAACCTCCGTGTGGGAGGCCAAGCCGACATCTTGGTTTATACCGAAGAACATGGCCTGATGAACCCGCTCGGCGCACTGTATATTCGGGTAATGAGCCTCTTCTCCTACCTGTATTGA
- a CDS encoding ion channel: MLSALVVGLPIILINMLLQSLATMWCIRFYNKRLLDHDSLVAGVFGLFGITSIVMLGNLLQIVAWGSLFLFLGEFNNLHDAIYHSGVNFATLGYGDIVMSEKWKLLGPIEAVNGALMIGLSGASMLAVLQQYVQKK; the protein is encoded by the coding sequence ATGTTATCAGCATTAGTGGTTGGCTTACCTATCATATTAATCAATATGTTACTGCAATCTCTTGCCACTATGTGGTGCATCCGTTTCTACAATAAACGGCTACTAGACCACGATAGTTTAGTCGCAGGAGTATTTGGACTCTTCGGTATCACCAGCATAGTAATGCTGGGTAACCTTTTACAAATCGTCGCTTGGGGCAGCTTGTTTCTCTTCCTCGGCGAGTTCAATAACCTGCATGATGCGATTTATCATTCTGGGGTCAACTTCGCGACCTTAGGCTATGGCGATATTGTGATGAGTGAAAAATGGAAATTATTAGGCCCAATCGAAGCGGTAAATGGCGCCCTAATGATCGGCTTATCGGGCGCATCCATGTTGGCTGTGTTACAGCAATATGTGCAGAAAAAATAA